The genomic interval TGGCAGTGGGAACTCTAGCGAAAGCGATGGATTGCTCTAGTGTAGGTGAAAAACTTCCGCTGGTGATAATTCCTTCCCCGATAACTCCAGGAACCTGCACCGCCTGACCGTGACGCATGATACCGCGTGTCTGTAAAAGCAATCCCACCAATTTTTGAGAAATACCAATCCGACTCTGTGCTTCTAGGGCGGCGCGACCGATAAAATCCCGGGAATCGGGAGTAAACGCGACGGTCCAGCCAAGGTTTGACTCCAGTGGGGTGACGGTTTCATCCATGTCATTGCCATAAAGATTCATGCCCGCTTCCAGGCGCAATGTGTCGCGCGCGCCCAGGCCACAGGGCGTGACGCCGGCGGCACGCAAGGCGGCCCAAAAACTGGATGCATCGGCATTCGGGAGCATCACTTCAAAGCCATCCTCACCAGTGTAACCTGTGCGAGAAATAAACCAGTCATCCCCTCCAGTGCCCGCGATGAAACTTCCCTGGAAGACTGAAAGTTCCGGCAGCGTGTTGGTCAGGACTGTGAACGTTCGTTCCCGCGCTAAGGGACCCTGGATCGCTATCATCGCTAGATCGACGCGTTCCCGCACCTCGACGTTCTTCATGGCTGCTCGGGATCGAATCCAGGCAAGATCTGTATCGCGGGTGGCGGCGTTGACCACCAGTCGGAACCAGTCTTCGCGCAAAAAATAAACAATAAGATCGTCTAGTACCCCGCCTTCTGGAGTCAGCATACAAGAATAAAGTGCCTTCCCTGGTGCCTTGAGGCGGCCAACATCATTGGCCAGCAGCCACTGAAGAAATTCACGGACTTGCTGTCCGTGCAAATCGACGACTGCCATGTGGGAGACATCGAACATCCCAGCGGCGTTACGTACTTGACGATGTTCCTCTATCTGGGAGCCATAATGTAGCGGCATTTCCCAGCCAACGAAATCAACCATTTTTGCCTGATCGACCAGATGTTGCCCGTAAAGTGCAGTGCGGTTGGCCATGACTATTCCCATTCCCCGCGTGTCCATTTATCCGCCCAAAATAGGCCAATGACGGTCTTGGCGTCAGTAATCAGGCCGGTACGAATTCCATCCAGGGCTGCGTCAAGAGGCATTTCGATTACTTCCAGCAGTTCGTCTTCGTCCCAATCCGGATGAGTCAGGGTCAGATCCCACGCCATATAAAGTATCATTTCTTCGTTGGCATAACCGATACAGGGATGGATGCGACCAAGGCGTCGCCAATGCGCAGCGGTATAGCCGGTTTCTTCCAGGAGTTCACGCTGAACCGCCAGTAGCGGATCTTCACCGTAAGTAAGTTTGCCTGCAGGTAATTCCAGAAATTCCTGCTTTACTGGATAACGATATTGACGCTCCATGATCAAGCGTTTTTCCGCCAGCCAGGGAATTACCACCACCGCTCCGGGATGAACGATATATTCACGACTTCCATCACGCCCATCGGGCAGAGTGACCTCATCACGATAGACCTGAAGCAGGTTGCCGGAGAATACATTGCGGGAAAATCGACATTGTTCGGTCAGCACCAGACGTTTCATCAAAAAATCTCCAGGGAAGCCGTTCAGGGTGGTGGCGTTGAGTTGTTATGCGGAAAATGAAGAACCGCAGCCGCAAGTGGTCACCGCGTTGGGGTTGCGAATAACGAAATGTGCTCCCTGGAGATCCTCACTGTAGTCAATCTCGGCACCTACCAAATATTGAAAACTCATGGGATCGATGAGAAGAGTCACACCCCCTTTTTCAACTTTGGTGTCGCCGTCATTAATCTCTTCGTCAAAGGTGAAGCCATACTGAAAGCCAGAACAACCTCCACCGGTGACAAAAACACGCAACATCAAGGCGTCATTGTTTTCCTCCGCGATTAATTCACGGACCTTGGTGGCAGCGGCATCGGTAAATAGGATAGGAGAAGAAACGTCGGATTGAGGCGACAAGTTGGTCATGGATTATGCTCTCAGAAAAATTGTTCGCCGCCAGGGAGGCGACAGTGTTGGCAAAGTATAAAAATACTAAAATTTTATAAATTTCAAATAAATAGTCGCAATTTTACGCGATATTGCCCGCTTCTGGGACATTCCCATGGCGTTTTTCAATAATAACTAATTTTTCTCGGGGACTGTCTCGGTTTCTTCATCCAAATCCGGCGCGGAAACCCCTGGCTTGAGCCATGGGGAGGAAGCGCCGT from Gammaproteobacteria bacterium carries:
- the erpA gene encoding iron-sulfur cluster insertion protein ErpA, which encodes MTNLSPQSDVSSPILFTDAAATKVRELIAEENNDALMLRVFVTGGGCSGFQYGFTFDEEINDGDTKVEKGGVTLLIDPMSFQYLVGAEIDYSEDLQGAHFVIRNPNAVTTCGCGSSFSA
- the gcvT gene encoding aminomethyltransferase; this translates as MGIVMANRTALYGQHLVDQAKMVDFVGWEMPLHYGSQIEEHRQVRNAAGMFDVSHMAVVDLHGQQVREFLQWLLANDVGRLKAPGKALYSCMLTPEGGVLDDLIVYFLREDWFRLVVNAATRDTDLAWIRSRAAMKNVEVRERVDLAMIAIQGPLARERTFTVLTNTLPELSVFQGSFIAGTGGDDWFISRTGYTGEDGFEVMLPNADASSFWAALRAAGVTPCGLGARDTLRLEAGMNLYGNDMDETVTPLESNLGWTVAFTPDSRDFIGRAALEAQSRIGISQKLVGLLLQTRGIMRHGQAVQVPGVIGEGIITSGSFSPTLEQSIAFARVPTATHDECHVEIRRQWQLARVVKLPFARFGKSLII
- a CDS encoding ADP-ribose pyrophosphatase → MKRLVLTEQCRFSRNVFSGNLLQVYRDEVTLPDGRDGSREYIVHPGAVVVIPWLAEKRLIMERQYRYPVKQEFLELPAGKLTYGEDPLLAVQRELLEETGYTAAHWRRLGRIHPCIGYANEEMILYMAWDLTLTHPDWDEDELLEVIEMPLDAALDGIRTGLITDAKTVIGLFWADKWTRGEWE